A single region of the Acidobacteriota bacterium genome encodes:
- a CDS encoding sigma-70 family RNA polymerase sigma factor, whose amino-acid sequence MRKLSSSFSDNQNFEKLLVWLHPERERAGIKYEEIRFGLIKIFTRRGCLISEELADETIDRVCRKVHDIADNYVGDPALYFYGVAKNVLHEYHKKKVDPEPLPPQLPDDNDEEYRSYQEKHWECLEHCLNELSNEDRRLIIHYFQDNHRAKIDHRREIADSLNISLNHLRVKIHRLKTELQTCIFGCLKNLTA is encoded by the coding sequence TTGCGTAAATTATCCTCATCTTTTTCGGATAATCAAAATTTCGAGAAACTGCTGGTGTGGCTCCACCCGGAACGTGAACGCGCGGGCATCAAGTATGAAGAGATTCGCTTTGGCTTAATCAAAATTTTCACGCGACGCGGTTGTCTGATTTCCGAAGAGTTAGCCGATGAAACCATAGACCGCGTCTGCCGCAAAGTCCACGACATCGCTGACAATTATGTGGGCGACCCGGCGCTCTATTTTTACGGGGTGGCGAAAAATGTCTTGCACGAATATCACAAGAAAAAGGTTGACCCCGAACCCTTACCACCTCAACTGCCGGATGATAACGATGAGGAATATCGTTCATATCAGGAAAAGCATTGGGAATGTCTGGAGCATTGCCTGAATGAATTGAGCAATGAAGACCGCCGCTTGATCATTCATTATTTTCAAGATAATCATCGCGCCAAAATTGATCATCGGCGCGAGATTGCCGATTCCTTAAATATTTCACTCAATCATTTACGGGTAAAAATTCATCGCCTGAAAACGGAATTGCAAACCTGCATATTCGGCTGTCTAAAGAACCTGACAGCATAG
- a CDS encoding DUF3368 domain-containing protein — protein MKEPVVSDSACLIGLERIGQLDLLPTLFTPIFIPPAVNSEFGISLNWLTIEAPADQLLVDALKILVDDGEAEAIALAKEQGCKVILDDKQARAVANRLGLSIIGTIGILVQTRLNGTIAQLKPLLDDLDSQGFYISRALREEALRIVGEK, from the coding sequence GTGAAAGAACCGGTTGTGAGTGATAGCGCTTGTTTAATCGGTCTGGAGCGCATTGGGCAGCTTGACCTATTGCCGACGCTGTTTACTCCTATCTTTATTCCACCCGCAGTAAATAGCGAATTTGGCATTTCATTAAATTGGTTAACTATCGAAGCACCTGCGGATCAACTCCTGGTTGATGCTTTAAAAATTCTGGTTGATGATGGCGAAGCCGAAGCCATCGCTTTGGCAAAAGAACAGGGATGCAAAGTTATTTTGGATGATAAGCAGGCAAGGGCTGTCGCAAACCGATTAGGGCTTTCGATAATTGGAACCATTGGTATTTTGGTTCAAACGAGATTAAACGGAACCATCGCGCAGCTTAAACCGCTTCTTGATGATTTGGACAGCCAAGGGTTTTACATCAGCCGCGCTTTACGTGAAGAAGCCTTGCGTATCGTTGGTGAAAAGTAG
- a CDS encoding UPF0175 family protein, with the protein MSTLEIKVDLPSNISVEEAKLLLAIKLFELGKATMGQAAKLAGLSKRTFMEMLGRYQVPVFNYSPDELRQELGL; encoded by the coding sequence ATGAGTACCCTTGAGATAAAAGTGGATTTACCTTCTAACATATCTGTCGAAGAGGCGAAATTGTTACTTGCCATCAAGCTATTCGAGTTAGGCAAAGCCACTATGGGACAAGCAGCAAAGCTGGCGGGTTTATCCAAGCGCACATTTATGGAAATGCTCGGTCGCTATCAAGTGCCGGTGTTCAATTACTCGCCTGATGAATTGCGACAGGAGCTTGGTTTGTGA
- a CDS encoding glycosyltransferase — MAEGLRFEYIYCFIVLSDQSIICFAGEDWWYHHPHSKNHIMRRLARAGNRVVFVNSISMGLPDVKSPDFIGKIKRKLKSFAKFARRAEDGIIVVTPIVTPFYSSRIGRAVNRFLLIAQFKLLSVAFNLRNPILWIAIPTAREIIGRLHESALIYQVSDKYDANQMDHATAATIISHMHSELLERADLIYYSGRKLFEEELTARPEIQAKAKLLEQAVDFEHFASATAESQIIPDDVKDIPHPRLGYFGAIESWLLDQKMIRRICELRPDWHWVLLGLKAARLDIEDLPNVHYLGAKPYAQMPRYAASFDVCVLPWVTDNQFVSYGSAIKVREYLATGKPVVMTPLYEYESWDAILRISRSTEDFIAKVEDALMNDDEEKSRARQAAVKESTWDARTEMVSRDIEKILL; from the coding sequence TTGGCTGAGGGGCTGCGCTTCGAGTACATTTACTGCTTCATTGTGTTAAGCGATCAATCCATCATCTGTTTTGCGGGCGAAGATTGGTGGTATCACCACCCGCACTCAAAAAATCACATCATGCGAAGGCTGGCTCGCGCCGGCAATCGCGTGGTCTTCGTCAATTCGATTTCGATGGGGTTGCCGGATGTCAAAAGCCCCGATTTCATTGGCAAAATCAAACGCAAATTGAAAAGCTTTGCGAAATTCGCGCGCCGCGCCGAGGACGGCATCATTGTGGTCACACCGATTGTCACGCCGTTTTATTCGAGTCGCATCGGACGGGCAGTGAATCGGTTTTTACTCATTGCCCAATTTAAATTGCTGAGCGTGGCTTTCAATTTAAGAAATCCGATTCTCTGGATTGCCATTCCGACAGCCCGCGAAATCATCGGGCGGTTGCATGAGAGCGCCTTGATTTATCAGGTCTCGGATAAATACGACGCCAATCAAATGGATCACGCGACGGCGGCAACGATTATTTCTCACATGCACAGCGAACTGCTGGAACGCGCCGATTTGATTTACTATTCGGGGCGCAAACTGTTTGAAGAAGAGTTGACCGCGCGTCCCGAAATTCAAGCGAAAGCCAAACTCCTCGAACAGGCAGTCGATTTCGAGCATTTCGCATCGGCAACCGCCGAGTCACAAATTATCCCTGATGATGTAAAAGATATTCCGCATCCGCGACTCGGTTATTTCGGCGCGATTGAATCGTGGTTACTTGACCAGAAAATGATTCGCCGGATTTGCGAACTGCGCCCCGACTGGCACTGGGTGTTGCTGGGACTGAAAGCCGCAAGACTCGATATTGAAGATTTACCCAATGTGCATTATCTGGGGGCAAAACCTTACGCCCAGATGCCGCGCTATGCCGCAAGTTTCGATGTCTGTGTTTTGCCGTGGGTGACCGATAATCAATTCGTGAGTTACGGCAGCGCCATCAAGGTGCGCGAATATCTGGCAACCGGAAAACCGGTGGTGATGACGCCGCTTTACGAATATGAGTCCTGGGATGCTATACTGCGCATTTCTCGCAGCACGGAGGATTTCATCGCCAAGGTCGAAGATGCGTTAATGAATGACGATGAAGAGAAAAGCCGGGCGCGGCAGGCAGCGGTGAAGGAATCAACCTGGGACGCCCGCACGGAAATGGTCAGCCGCGATATTGAAAAGATTCTTTTGTAG
- a CDS encoding thioredoxin domain-containing protein, protein MNRVSKRLVKIFTMLAVLSALAVSAFAQEMQNKMDDKMMMKDSKPTVVIVRANWCPACQKIEPFMKELMNEYADRLNFVVLDVTDENTSKTAQTTAEKHGLGKFFAANKSKTSTIAIFDAKHKVVFKTDHNYEREAYVKAFDNAIEMGKMMKG, encoded by the coding sequence ATGAATCGAGTTAGCAAACGTCTGGTTAAAATTTTTACGATGTTGGCAGTGTTGAGCGCACTCGCGGTTTCCGCTTTTGCCCAGGAAATGCAGAATAAAATGGACGACAAGATGATGATGAAAGATAGCAAACCGACTGTCGTCATTGTCAGAGCCAACTGGTGTCCGGCTTGTCAAAAAATCGAACCCTTTATGAAAGAGTTAATGAATGAATACGCCGACAGGTTGAATTTCGTGGTTCTGGATGTGACCGATGAAAACACCTCGAAAACCGCGCAAACCACCGCTGAAAAACATGGCTTGGGGAAATTTTTTGCTGCCAATAAAAGCAAAACCTCAACCATCGCGATTTTTGACGCCAAGCATAAAGTGGTCTTCAAAACCGATCACAACTATGAACGCGAAGCTTATGTAAAAGCTTTTGACAACGCCATCGAGATGGGCAAAATGATGAAAGGTTAA
- a CDS encoding sigma-70 family RNA polymerase sigma factor, with amino-acid sequence MATSATDLQLQKFERDAMTHLDALMRMASKLSRNRTDAEDIVQETYLRAWKYFDSFEAGSNCRAWLFRIMFNVINLREGKKTKLAETSLEDEERSVEYERSNVIAFDPLKQIEGRELLDATRQLSEEYRAVLWLIVVEEFSYKEAAEILNVPIGTVMSRLHRARRDLRKLMLTDKARSAGN; translated from the coding sequence TTGGCTACATCGGCGACGGATTTGCAATTACAAAAATTTGAACGTGATGCGATGACGCACCTTGACGCCTTGATGCGAATGGCAAGTAAACTTTCGCGTAATCGCACGGATGCCGAAGACATCGTTCAGGAAACCTACCTGCGTGCCTGGAAATATTTTGATTCCTTTGAGGCCGGGTCAAACTGTCGCGCCTGGTTATTTCGGATTATGTTTAACGTGATTAATCTTCGTGAAGGCAAAAAGACCAAACTCGCGGAAACTTCTCTTGAAGATGAAGAGCGCAGCGTCGAATATGAACGCAGCAACGTCATCGCCTTCGACCCGTTAAAGCAAATCGAAGGTCGCGAGTTGCTCGACGCCACTCGCCAGCTTTCCGAAGAGTATCGCGCCGTGTTGTGGTTGATTGTCGTTGAAGAGTTTTCCTATAAGGAAGCCGCAGAGATTTTAAATGTGCCGATTGGGACGGTGATGTCCAGGTTGCATCGCGCCCGTAGAGATTTGCGCAAGCTGATGCTCACGGATAAAGCGCGAAGCGCAGGGAATTGA
- a CDS encoding DUF3379 family protein has product MNCAEARELIQLYLDDELSSRDALVVQQHLDACSACASLLDYFSKQDAALRASAKLEPANNELLAARIRLSIRKETAAPRKRLWWSVSGRHATLRRVAALVIVAVVIAFFLLRGTPINDKVYADAVLDHADHCAIARLSKAVSDPNELNRLVEVNSALTAIPDLSTFGYANPRAVICRIGNKKVLHLVYQSDHQQPLSLFMRMRDERLVGDDLVTMNKEGYRVASVSKAGTDLLVVASLDEKQTAAIANAVASHFSN; this is encoded by the coding sequence ATGAATTGTGCTGAAGCCAGAGAATTAATTCAGTTGTATTTGGATGATGAACTCAGTTCGCGTGACGCGCTGGTGGTTCAACAACACCTCGACGCCTGTTCCGCCTGCGCCAGCCTGCTGGATTATTTCAGCAAACAGGATGCAGCCCTGAGAGCCTCCGCCAAACTGGAACCCGCCAACAATGAATTGCTTGCTGCACGAATCCGTTTAAGCATTCGCAAAGAAACTGCTGCGCCGCGAAAACGGCTATGGTGGTCGGTTTCAGGGCGACACGCGACTTTGCGCAGAGTTGCCGCGCTGGTGATTGTCGCGGTGGTGATTGCCTTTTTCCTGCTTCGCGGCACGCCGATAAACGATAAGGTTTATGCTGATGCGGTTTTGGATCACGCAGATCATTGCGCGATTGCAAGATTAAGCAAAGCCGTCAGTGACCCGAATGAATTAAACCGCCTGGTTGAAGTCAACAGCGCCTTGACGGCAATTCCCGATTTATCAACCTTCGGATATGCAAATCCACGCGCAGTGATTTGCCGCATCGGTAATAAAAAGGTGCTGCATCTGGTTTATCAAAGTGACCACCAACAACCGCTCTCGCTGTTTATGCGTATGCGGGATGAGCGATTGGTTGGTGATGACCTGGTGACGATGAATAAAGAAGGTTATCGCGTAGCGTCCGTGTCAAAAGCCGGAACCGATTTGTTGGTTGTCGCTTCGCTTGATGAAAAACAGACCGCTGCCATTGCCAATGCCGTCGCCTCGCACTTTTCAAACTGA
- a CDS encoding glycosyltransferase, translated as MNGERRFTLLHQMNINPPQKKILLLDLSGNEGLASHWAIHRFPHGDIQALNKADLKWQSKGAALKQIRAIKAHTFAIFTNDLDLQSQQGAMMLFGALAGAKRIVFGDARGRLVERSQLGAFLIETPRLVLEFAFAYLFIIPLSWLITAVLSFLFKSKKARKIRIKKRSDKLTERENPSTALYLRATLAGAKEGGMVTHVAGFSGGVQALGHKLIFLISGDDAPQPNLSQPTIAIKPTATVNATRAIFELWNNLVFTWQSVVWLMTTNNHLAQIDFIYQRYNRFNWTGAALAAITGLPLVLEFNGSEVWASQSWDPVGQLNLLQRFESLNLEAADFIFTVSAVERRNLTKQKVDAGKIFANPNGVDTDSFHPDAGGAAIRQRFGIDDKIVIGFVGTFGPWHGAEVLAEAATQIKANCHFLFIGDGDGRAACEARFAHDKARATFIGRVAHHQVASYLDACDILVSPHVPASDGSEFFGSPTKLFEYLAMEKPVVASRLGQIAEVIQNQTNGLLVEPGNVNELTQAIERLAGDEGLRKRLGEAARQTVIQKFTWKQNAARVFNAVYGLQLGDQ; from the coding sequence ATGAATGGCGAGAGGCGTTTTACCCTATTGCACCAGATGAATATCAATCCGCCTCAGAAAAAAATTTTGCTGTTGGATTTATCGGGTAATGAAGGTTTGGCATCTCATTGGGCAATCCACCGCTTTCCACACGGCGATATTCAAGCTCTGAACAAAGCCGATTTGAAATGGCAATCCAAAGGCGCGGCGCTTAAACAAATTCGCGCCATCAAAGCGCACACCTTTGCAATTTTTACAAACGACCTCGATTTACAAAGCCAACAAGGCGCGATGATGCTGTTTGGCGCGCTCGCAGGCGCAAAGCGAATCGTTTTTGGCGATGCGCGAGGTCGCCTGGTTGAACGCTCACAACTCGGCGCGTTTCTCATTGAAACGCCACGACTGGTTTTAGAATTCGCATTCGCCTATCTTTTCATCATTCCACTTTCCTGGCTCATAACCGCGGTTTTGAGTTTCCTATTCAAATCAAAAAAAGCTCGAAAAATCCGTATCAAGAAACGCTCCGACAAACTGACTGAACGCGAAAACCCGTCAACCGCGCTTTACCTTCGCGCGACGCTTGCGGGAGCTAAAGAGGGTGGCATGGTAACCCATGTTGCAGGTTTTAGCGGTGGCGTTCAGGCATTAGGTCACAAATTGATTTTTTTGATTTCCGGCGATGATGCGCCGCAACCCAATCTTTCACAACCGACTATTGCCATCAAACCAACCGCAACCGTTAACGCCACGCGGGCGATTTTTGAATTGTGGAATAATCTGGTGTTCACCTGGCAAAGTGTGGTTTGGTTGATGACAACCAACAATCACCTGGCGCAAATCGATTTCATTTATCAACGCTACAATCGATTCAACTGGACGGGCGCGGCGCTTGCGGCAATCACCGGTTTGCCGCTTGTACTGGAATTCAACGGTTCGGAAGTCTGGGCGAGTCAAAGCTGGGACCCTGTCGGGCAGTTGAATTTATTGCAACGCTTCGAGTCATTGAATCTTGAAGCGGCGGATTTCATCTTCACCGTTTCAGCAGTCGAACGTCGCAATCTCACCAAGCAAAAAGTTGATGCAGGAAAAATTTTCGCTAATCCCAACGGCGTAGATACGGATAGCTTTCACCCGGATGCAGGCGGCGCAGCCATCCGGCAAAGGTTTGGCATTGATGACAAAATCGTCATTGGCTTTGTGGGAACTTTTGGACCCTGGCACGGCGCTGAAGTATTAGCCGAAGCGGCAACCCAAATTAAAGCGAATTGTCATTTTCTGTTCATCGGCGATGGCGATGGGCGCGCCGCTTGTGAAGCGAGGTTTGCCCATGATAAAGCGCGCGCGACTTTCATCGGGCGGGTTGCTCACCATCAAGTCGCAAGCTATCTGGATGCTTGCGACATATTGGTTTCGCCGCACGTACCGGCAAGCGATGGCAGCGAGTTTTTCGGTTCCCCGACAAAATTATTTGAGTATCTGGCGATGGAAAAACCTGTAGTGGCAAGCCGTCTCGGGCAAATCGCCGAGGTCATTCAAAATCAAACGAACGGTTTGCTGGTTGAACCCGGTAACGTCAACGAACTCACACAGGCGATTGAACGCTTAGCCGGTGACGAAGGTTTACGAAAGCGATTAGGTGAAGCGGCGCGACAAACCGTCATTCAAAAATTCACCTGGAAACAGAATGCGGCGCGGGTTTTCAATGCGGTTTACGGATTGCAATTGGGCGATCAATAA
- a CDS encoding class I SAM-dependent methyltransferase, with the protein MTDESLTAYDEVWYPNAALSQTHPDRLATLANWFGLSPAPVEHCRVLELGCGDGGNLIPMAYGLPDSQFTGIDLAPQPIAKGQAMVKALGLLNITLEKMDILEVSPDFGVFDYIITHGIYSWVPETVREKILAICQANLADNGIAYISYNAYPGCHIRNMMREMLAFHLRDIDEPGEKIRQGRALARFLVEANPEPTAYAGVLAKQLEDINNRSDGAFYHDDLSEMNQPFYFYQFVADAARFGLQYLCEASIQDMQTQIFPPSIVATLAVLGKQSLIAKEQYLDFLKGKQFRQTLLCRQNVPINREPKPELLQTFFVTSSARPVSTHPNLKNQTVEEFLGNKGATMKTGHPLAKAAIFALSRSHPVALGFHDLLEKSLELLDVETNQRMAYVDALTHILLQSYEAGLVDLHTFQPRFTVEISDRPLASSLARWQITDGHTRITNLRHQSIKVADEKSQQLMLLLDGTHDHAALIRQLYKAKPDDETLANELVARLEEIAQLAFLIQ; encoded by the coding sequence ATGACGGATGAATCGCTAACTGCATACGATGAAGTTTGGTATCCGAATGCCGCTTTGTCGCAAACCCATCCCGACCGCCTGGCGACGCTGGCAAATTGGTTCGGGTTAAGTCCTGCGCCGGTTGAACATTGTCGGGTGCTTGAACTTGGTTGCGGTGACGGCGGCAATTTGATTCCCATGGCTTATGGATTGCCTGACAGTCAATTCACAGGAATTGACCTCGCTCCCCAACCCATTGCTAAAGGTCAGGCAATGGTCAAGGCGCTCGGCTTACTCAATATTACTCTGGAAAAAATGGATATTCTGGAAGTTTCGCCGGATTTCGGAGTGTTTGATTACATCATCACACACGGAATTTATTCCTGGGTGCCTGAAACGGTGCGCGAAAAAATTCTCGCTATCTGTCAAGCCAACCTCGCTGACAATGGAATCGCTTATATCAGTTACAATGCCTATCCCGGTTGCCATATACGCAATATGATGCGGGAGATGCTGGCGTTTCATTTACGTGATATTGATGAACCTGGCGAAAAGATTCGGCAGGGGCGCGCTTTGGCGCGATTTCTGGTTGAAGCCAACCCGGAGCCAACCGCTTATGCGGGCGTACTCGCCAAACAGTTGGAAGATATAAACAATCGCAGCGATGGGGCTTTTTACCACGATGATTTATCTGAGATGAATCAGCCATTTTATTTTTATCAATTCGTTGCTGATGCTGCGCGTTTCGGGTTGCAATATCTGTGTGAAGCCAGCATTCAGGATATGCAAACGCAAATCTTTCCGCCATCTATCGTCGCTACACTTGCAGTTTTAGGGAAACAAAGCCTCATTGCCAAAGAGCAGTATCTCGATTTTTTAAAAGGCAAGCAGTTTCGCCAAACGCTCTTGTGCCGTCAAAACGTACCCATCAATCGGGAACCGAAGCCGGAGTTGTTGCAAACCTTTTTTGTGACTTCGTCGGCGCGTCCGGTTTCAACCCATCCCAATCTGAAGAATCAAACGGTTGAAGAATTTCTTGGTAATAAAGGCGCGACAATGAAGACCGGTCATCCTTTAGCCAAAGCCGCTATCTTTGCCTTGAGCCGGAGTCATCCGGTTGCCCTGGGCTTTCATGACCTCTTGGAAAAATCGCTTGAGTTACTTGACGTCGAGACCAATCAGCGAATGGCGTATGTGGATGCCCTGACTCATATCCTTTTGCAGAGTTACGAAGCGGGGTTGGTTGATTTACATACCTTTCAGCCGCGCTTTACTGTCGAAATCAGCGACCGACCTCTTGCCAGTTCGCTGGCGCGCTGGCAAATCACCGATGGGCACACGAGGATTACCAACCTGCGCCACCAATCCATTAAAGTGGCAGATGAAAAGAGCCAGCAACTAATGTTGCTTTTGGATGGCACACACGACCACGCGGCTTTAATCAGGCAGTTGTATAAGGCAAAGCCCGATGATGAAACTCTGGCAAACGAGTTGGTCGCTCGTTTAGAGGAGATTGCTCAACTGGCATTTTTAATTCAATGA
- a CDS encoding class I SAM-dependent methyltransferase — MNDFTNPNTDLLDMPAPDAGHPTPDSRLLTPDSQLHTDKRKAQEQWSANPCGAHVAGQLAFGTRDYFDAIENFRYQVYAPWMRDCVGFEKFAGKKLLEVGCGTGTDLLQFARGGAITTGVDLTPRSIEIAQKRFAVYGAQGEFLLSDAENLEFSDASFDVVYSFGVIHHTPDTEKAAREIHRVLKPGGQAIVMIYHRSSLYYWLGLIVKRGMLRGELFKYSPAEIMSRYVEHTETGGRPLVKAYTRGEARQMFSRFRDVHIEVNQLTREELGVVSPLISEKLFQWLAQRYGWNLIITAIK, encoded by the coding sequence ATGAATGATTTTACTAACCCTAATACGGATTTATTAGATATGCCCGCGCCGGACGCCGGACACCCGACACCCGACTCCCGACTCCTGACTCCCGACTCGCAACTGCATACCGATAAACGCAAAGCGCAGGAGCAATGGAGCGCCAATCCGTGTGGCGCGCACGTTGCCGGTCAATTGGCATTTGGAACCCGCGACTATTTCGATGCCATTGAAAATTTCCGGTATCAGGTTTATGCGCCGTGGATGCGTGATTGCGTGGGCTTTGAAAAATTTGCCGGTAAAAAATTACTCGAAGTCGGATGCGGAACCGGCACTGACCTTTTGCAATTTGCGCGGGGCGGCGCAATCACCACCGGCGTTGATTTAACTCCGCGCAGCATCGAAATCGCCCAAAAGCGTTTTGCAGTTTACGGCGCGCAGGGCGAATTCCTTTTAAGCGATGCTGAAAACCTGGAGTTTTCCGACGCCAGTTTCGATGTCGTCTATTCATTCGGGGTTATTCATCACACGCCCGATACAGAAAAAGCGGCGCGCGAAATTCACAGGGTTTTGAAACCGGGCGGTCAGGCAATCGTGATGATTTATCATCGTTCATCGCTCTATTACTGGCTCGGTCTCATCGTCAAGCGCGGCATGTTGCGCGGCGAACTGTTTAAATACTCGCCCGCTGAAATCATGAGCCGCTATGTTGAACACACTGAAACCGGCGGGCGACCGCTCGTCAAAGCTTATACGCGAGGCGAAGCGCGACAAATGTTTTCGCGGTTTCGCGATGTGCACATCGAAGTCAATCAACTCACCCGCGAAGAACTTGGCGTTGTAAGTCCGCTGATTTCTGAAAAGTTGTTTCAATGGCTGGCACAACGATACGGGTGGAATCTCATCATCACTGCCATCAAATGA
- a CDS encoding oligosaccharide flippase family protein — protein METHRETPTTPALRFLPFGLSNLRIGETIRQAGLLFSAQTGAMFVNLLVTLVLLKWMDSEEMGRLAFCLSVIVLAGLFFELGIFAAGARVLALARNSGAEGRALGALVLLTIMIGAALALFVAGTAPLIDAIFKTDVHGLLITASALAFVQPFQLLIELSCQGLNRIRQLAMFQLLMTGLYLIGLLALALTNHLNAKSALLAYLTGVGIASLVTLIFLRPKFQQSSHYIKLTLQEARSYGMNLYLARITATASVRLDNFIIKYFVPGFNQLGFYDRAQKLSNPVSSMSRAVAITRFRAFTNVEEIPRKILKWNAIVLIASSLALVVFGSLALKLFFHKYADSAPLLIPFALYNLFAGLFQPYNTFLSARGHSNYIRNIAILVTIASITGLLIAVPLFGIIGAAWAGAMTMLLDYLLHVYYYKKSRESGV, from the coding sequence ATGGAAACTCATCGAGAGACACCGACAACCCCTGCGCTGCGCTTCCTGCCTTTCGGGTTAAGCAACCTGCGCATCGGCGAAACCATTCGACAGGCAGGGCTTTTATTCTCTGCGCAAACCGGCGCGATGTTTGTAAATTTGCTGGTCACCCTGGTGTTGTTGAAATGGATGGATTCCGAAGAGATGGGGCGTCTGGCTTTTTGTTTAAGCGTCATCGTTCTCGCAGGACTTTTTTTTGAACTCGGAATTTTTGCAGCCGGGGCGCGGGTCTTGGCGTTGGCGCGAAACAGCGGAGCCGAAGGACGGGCGCTTGGCGCGCTCGTTTTGCTTACGATCATGATTGGCGCTGCATTGGCGCTCTTTGTTGCGGGCACTGCGCCGCTCATTGATGCGATTTTTAAAACCGACGTTCACGGTTTGCTGATTACCGCTTCGGCGCTGGCATTCGTTCAACCGTTTCAACTGTTAATCGAACTGAGTTGCCAGGGGTTGAATCGCATTCGCCAGCTTGCCATGTTTCAATTGTTAATGACCGGGCTGTACTTAATTGGACTGCTCGCGCTTGCGCTCACAAACCATTTGAACGCGAAATCGGCTCTGCTAGCCTATTTGACGGGTGTGGGCATCGCTTCACTGGTCACGTTGATTTTTTTGCGACCCAAATTTCAACAGTCTTCACATTACATCAAACTCACGCTTCAAGAGGCGCGCAGCTACGGGATGAATTTGTATCTGGCTCGCATCACGGCGACGGCATCGGTGCGCCTGGATAATTTCATCATTAAATATTTTGTGCCGGGGTTTAATCAGTTGGGGTTTTATGACCGCGCGCAAAAGTTATCGAATCCCGTTTCATCGATGTCGCGAGCCGTCGCCATTACCCGTTTTCGCGCGTTTACCAATGTTGAAGAAATCCCCAGAAAAATTTTAAAGTGGAACGCGATTGTGTTAATCGCATCTTCGCTGGCGCTGGTGGTTTTCGGTTCACTGGCTTTGAAACTGTTTTTTCATAAGTATGCGGACTCTGCGCCGCTCTTGATTCCTTTCGCTTTATACAATTTGTTCGCAGGACTTTTTCAACCTTACAATACTTTTTTATCGGCGCGCGGACACAGCAATTATATTCGCAACATCGCTATACTGGTCACTATCGCGAGCATCACAGGTTTACTGATTGCCGTGCCGCTTTTCGGAATTATTGGCGCGGCATGGGCGGGCGCAATGACCATGCTCTTGGATTATCTGCTGCACGTTTACTACTATAAAAAGAGTCGGGAGTCGGGAGTCTAG